The following are from one region of the Paenibacillus sp. KS-LC4 genome:
- a CDS encoding ROK family transcriptional regulator, protein MKLKTTGDLALIKKMNTAIVLEAVIKHAPLSRAQISERTGLNKATVSSLVQDLIDNHLVFENGPGESSGGRKPVMLLFNGQAGHAIGIDLGVNYMRGVLTDLQGTVLSERQLTFKKREQDLALNQLIAFIEELAAQAPSSHYGLIGIGVGAPGIVDDKGAILFAPNLEWQQVELQQMLEERFGLPVTIDNEANAGAQGEQKYGAGRGIANQIYVSVGIGIGTGIILNKELYKGASGFSGELGHLSIEYGGKPCRCGNQGCWELYASENALLEQAEPLGFETLEELLAAAEGGNREVQALFYAIGDYLGVGISNIVNVFNPNVVIIGNRMSRAQAWLEEAIHASIARRTLSYHREKLQILFAELQDQSAVRGAAYYAISTFFAKVKSGQPI, encoded by the coding sequence TTGAAACTAAAGACGACCGGCGACTTGGCGCTAATCAAAAAAATGAATACCGCGATTGTGCTGGAGGCCGTTATTAAGCATGCCCCGCTCTCTCGCGCCCAAATATCTGAACGAACCGGACTTAATAAAGCGACCGTTTCCAGCCTTGTGCAGGATCTGATCGACAATCATCTCGTTTTTGAAAATGGCCCCGGCGAATCGAGCGGCGGACGCAAGCCCGTCATGCTGCTGTTTAATGGACAAGCCGGACATGCCATCGGCATTGACCTTGGCGTCAACTATATGCGCGGCGTGTTAACCGACCTGCAAGGGACTGTCCTTAGCGAGCGGCAGCTTACCTTCAAAAAGCGCGAGCAGGATTTAGCCCTGAACCAGCTCATTGCCTTTATTGAGGAGCTTGCAGCGCAAGCCCCGAGCAGCCATTATGGCCTAATCGGCATCGGCGTTGGAGCGCCGGGCATCGTCGATGACAAAGGCGCGATTCTGTTTGCGCCGAACCTTGAATGGCAGCAGGTGGAGCTTCAGCAAATGCTGGAGGAACGCTTCGGGCTGCCTGTGACGATCGACAATGAAGCGAATGCCGGCGCACAGGGCGAGCAGAAATACGGCGCGGGTCGCGGCATCGCCAACCAAATATACGTCAGTGTCGGCATCGGCATCGGGACGGGCATTATTTTAAATAAGGAGCTGTACAAAGGGGCTTCCGGCTTTTCCGGCGAGCTGGGGCATTTGTCGATTGAATATGGCGGCAAACCGTGCCGCTGCGGCAATCAGGGCTGCTGGGAGCTGTACGCTTCAGAAAATGCGCTGCTGGAGCAGGCAGAGCCGCTTGGCTTTGAGACGCTGGAGGAGCTGCTTGCTGCCGCAGAGGGAGGAAACCGCGAGGTGCAGGCGTTATTTTATGCCATCGGTGACTATTTGGGCGTCGGCATTTCTAACATTGTAAATGTGTTTAATCCAAACGTCGTCATCATCGGCAACCGTATGAGCCGTGCACAAGCTTGGCTGGAGGAGGCCATTCACGCCTCTATCGCCCGCCGCACACTTAGCTATCACCGGGAAAAACTGCAAATTTTGTTCGCCGAATTGCAGGATCAGTCCGCCGTCCGCGGCGCCGCTTATTATGCGATTAGTACGTTCTTCGCGAAGGTTAAGAGCGGCCAGCCGATTTGA
- the xylA gene encoding xylose isomerase, translating to MSYFSNIGKIQFEGKGSDNPFAFKHYNPEQVILGKTMEEHLRFAVAYWHTFNANGTDPFGSATMFREWDKLDGLDRAKARVEANFEFMDKLNIPFYCFHDVDIAPEGATLQETNKNLDVIVALLKENMKTSGKKLLWNTVNMFSHPRFVHGAGTTCNADVYAYAGAQLKKGLEVGKELGAENYVFWGGREGYETLLNTDMGFELDNLARLYEMALAYAKEIGFDAQFLIEPKPKEPTKHQYDFDAATTISFLRKYNLQNDFKLNLEANHATLAGHTFEHEIRTAAINGMLGSLDANQGDLLLGWDTDEFPTDLYSTTLTMYEVLKAGGIGRGGVNFDAKVRRASFEADDLFLGHIAGMDSFAWGLKAAAKLTEEKILDGIVDNRYRTFKEGIGADIVSGKATLASLEQYALQNNPIRLESGRQERIRLQLSEVIFSV from the coding sequence ATGAGCTATTTTTCTAACATTGGCAAAATTCAATTTGAGGGCAAAGGTTCAGACAATCCGTTTGCATTCAAACACTATAACCCGGAGCAAGTCATTCTTGGCAAAACGATGGAAGAGCACCTGCGCTTCGCTGTTGCCTACTGGCACACTTTTAACGCAAACGGCACAGATCCTTTCGGTTCAGCAACGATGTTCCGCGAGTGGGATAAGCTGGACGGTCTTGACCGCGCTAAAGCTCGCGTAGAAGCTAACTTTGAATTTATGGATAAGCTGAACATTCCGTTCTACTGCTTCCACGATGTCGATATTGCTCCAGAAGGCGCTACACTGCAAGAAACGAACAAAAACCTCGATGTTATCGTAGCCTTGCTGAAAGAAAACATGAAAACTTCCGGCAAAAAATTGCTTTGGAACACGGTTAACATGTTCTCGCACCCGCGCTTCGTTCATGGCGCAGGCACAACCTGCAACGCTGACGTTTATGCCTATGCTGGCGCACAGCTGAAAAAAGGTCTGGAAGTCGGCAAAGAGCTTGGCGCTGAAAACTATGTTTTCTGGGGCGGCCGCGAAGGCTATGAAACGTTGCTGAACACGGACATGGGCTTTGAGCTGGATAACCTGGCACGCCTGTACGAAATGGCGCTTGCTTATGCGAAAGAAATCGGCTTCGACGCACAATTCCTGATTGAGCCTAAACCGAAAGAGCCAACGAAGCACCAATATGACTTTGATGCAGCGACAACGATTTCGTTCCTGCGCAAATACAATTTGCAAAACGACTTCAAGCTGAACCTTGAAGCGAACCATGCAACGCTTGCTGGTCACACGTTCGAGCACGAGATCCGCACAGCGGCTATCAACGGCATGCTCGGTTCCCTTGATGCAAACCAAGGCGATCTGCTGCTGGGCTGGGATACGGATGAGTTCCCGACTGATCTTTACTCCACTACACTCACAATGTACGAAGTGCTTAAAGCGGGCGGTATTGGCCGTGGCGGTGTTAACTTTGATGCGAAGGTTCGTCGTGCATCATTCGAAGCAGACGATCTGTTCCTCGGTCACATTGCCGGTATGGACAGCTTTGCATGGGGTCTGAAAGCAGCTGCGAAGCTGACGGAAGAGAAAATTCTCGACGGCATCGTAGACAACCGCTACCGTACGTTCAAAGAAGGCATCGGCGCTGACATCGTTTCCGGCAAAGCAACGCTTGCTTCACTTGAGCAATACGCGCTGCAAAACAACCCGATCCGCCTAGAGTCTGGTCGTCAAGAGCGTATTAGACTACAGCTGAGCGAAGTTATTTTCAGCGTTTAA
- the xylB gene encoding xylulokinase, with translation MSYVIGIDLGTSAVKALLINKEGTVAGEASRSYPLYHEHTGWSEQKPDDWVDATLEALGELSAAIGPEASAQIEGISFSGQMHGLVLLNGEGNPVRNAILWNDTRTTAQCREIERTLGDKLLGITRNPALEGFTLPKILWVREHEPAAFQQAELFLLPKDYVRYRLTGERHMDYSDAAGTLLLDVAAKRWSEEVLTAFGLSASFCPPLVESHGQTGTLLAELAQRTGLPASVKVFAGGADNACGAIGAGILSEGLTLCSIGTSGVILSYENDKNKDFAGKVHFFNHGKEDSFYAMGVTLAAGYSLSWFKKTFAPSESFDELLAGIGEVKPGAGGLLFTPYLVGERTPHPDSLIRASFIGVDGSHERVHFARAVMEGITFSLHESVDMFREAGKTVNTIVSIGGGAQNPIWLQMQADIFDAKVVALENEQGPGLGAAMLAAYGSGWFESLEACAAKFVKHAEQYLPQPEAVEAYKGLFRIYQHVYTQTRSLNEALAAYRG, from the coding sequence ATGAGCTATGTCATTGGAATAGATTTAGGAACGAGCGCCGTCAAGGCGCTCCTCATTAATAAAGAAGGCACGGTTGCGGGCGAAGCTTCCCGCAGCTACCCGCTTTATCATGAGCATACGGGCTGGAGCGAGCAGAAGCCTGATGATTGGGTAGATGCAACGCTAGAGGCGCTTGGCGAGCTGTCCGCTGCCATTGGGCCAGAAGCAAGCGCGCAAATCGAGGGCATTAGCTTCTCCGGCCAAATGCACGGTCTTGTGCTGCTGAATGGTGAAGGCAATCCGGTTCGCAATGCGATTCTCTGGAATGACACTCGCACAACGGCGCAATGCCGCGAAATCGAGCGTACGCTTGGCGACAAGCTGCTCGGTATTACGCGCAATCCCGCGCTGGAAGGCTTTACGCTGCCGAAAATCCTATGGGTGCGCGAGCATGAGCCCGCTGCTTTTCAGCAGGCAGAGCTGTTCCTGCTGCCTAAGGATTATGTGCGCTATCGCCTGACAGGCGAGCGGCATATGGATTATTCCGATGCGGCAGGTACGCTGCTGCTGGATGTAGCAGCGAAGCGCTGGAGCGAAGAGGTGCTCACAGCATTCGGGCTGTCGGCAAGCTTCTGTCCGCCGCTCGTCGAGTCACATGGACAGACGGGTACGCTGCTTGCTGAGCTGGCACAGCGCACGGGACTGCCAGCTTCAGTGAAGGTGTTCGCAGGCGGAGCCGACAATGCTTGCGGCGCAATTGGCGCTGGCATTTTGAGCGAAGGCTTGACGCTTTGCAGCATCGGTACGTCCGGCGTTATTTTGTCCTATGAAAATGACAAAAATAAGGATTTTGCCGGCAAAGTGCATTTCTTCAATCACGGCAAGGAGGATTCCTTCTACGCAATGGGCGTGACGTTGGCGGCAGGCTACAGCCTGAGCTGGTTTAAGAAGACGTTCGCGCCCAGCGAATCCTTTGATGAGCTGCTTGCAGGCATCGGGGAAGTGAAGCCGGGAGCAGGCGGTCTGTTGTTTACGCCTTATCTCGTAGGCGAGCGTACGCCGCATCCGGATTCCCTCATTCGCGCCAGCTTTATTGGCGTTGATGGCTCGCATGAGCGGGTTCATTTTGCCCGTGCCGTGATGGAGGGCATCACGTTCTCACTGCATGAATCAGTCGATATGTTCCGCGAGGCTGGCAAAACGGTCAATACGATTGTATCTATTGGCGGGGGCGCGCAAAATCCGATTTGGCTGCAAATGCAGGCTGACATTTTTGACGCTAAGGTAGTAGCGCTCGAAAACGAGCAGGGCCCTGGCCTTGGCGCAGCGATGCTTGCTGCATACGGCAGTGGCTGGTTTGAAAGCCTGGAGGCTTGTGCAGCGAAGTTCGTGAAGCATGCCGAGCAATATTTGCCGCAGCCTGAAGCTGTTGAAGCGTATAAAGGGCTGTTCCGCATCTATCAGCATGTTTACACGCAAACGCGCAGTTTGAACGAAGCGTTAGCCGCATATCGCGGTTAG
- a CDS encoding GNAT family N-acetyltransferase, with product MIRVAKLEDWKDIAKLLAQLGYPDTEFFIKENMERLLTDPNEELMVYEDEGHVIACISLHYIPQLGVRGDVALISYLVVDSSIRSKGIGKELEEFASVSARKRGCDSIQVHCHSRRIDAHKFYERQGFKEAPKYFSKMLDK from the coding sequence ATGATTAGAGTTGCAAAATTGGAGGATTGGAAAGATATAGCCAAACTATTGGCACAATTAGGCTACCCGGATACCGAATTTTTTATTAAAGAGAACATGGAAAGACTTCTAACTGACCCCAACGAAGAATTAATGGTTTATGAAGATGAAGGACACGTTATTGCCTGTATTTCCCTTCATTATATCCCGCAATTAGGTGTTAGAGGAGATGTTGCATTAATTAGTTATCTTGTTGTAGACTCCTCAATTAGAAGTAAAGGAATTGGAAAGGAATTAGAGGAATTTGCCTCTGTCTCTGCCAGAAAAAGGGGATGTGACAGTATCCAAGTTCATTGTCATTCTAGAAGAATAGACGCTCATAAATTTTATGAGAGACAAGGTTTCAAGGAGGCTCCTAAGTACTTTTCAAAAATGTTAGACAAATGA
- a CDS encoding helix-turn-helix domain-containing protein, whose translation MHTIFYQLADPMMIVEYDFNRWYIRDINKAFTGLSGYRKHELLEVNPEDFVKDSQPFGQLMAKLIEDDQLTFDCELTTRSTMTAIVRLSCRKFQMEEQTYYMLVCKDVSAERWGDEFAVDHKIMMAIGISEQFRIFSLKRYFAPLAQGSASFLNRSIFDLVAEEHRAPLRRIMERVKSIGKIEHLELHMQLGDGKDTAKALIKPFYSGNKAFHSYLIMLTELNRQAQEEDPSYKLRMLMLSKNISATSLSRSTLISLTTISKIRNGKIKKPQRLTAELIASELGVKPEAIWSSFKQ comes from the coding sequence ATGCATACGATCTTTTACCAGCTAGCCGACCCGATGATGATTGTGGAATATGATTTTAACCGCTGGTATATTCGCGATATTAACAAAGCCTTTACCGGTCTGTCCGGCTATCGAAAGCATGAGCTTCTGGAGGTCAACCCGGAGGATTTCGTGAAGGATTCGCAGCCTTTCGGGCAGCTGATGGCGAAGCTTATTGAGGATGATCAGCTGACATTCGACTGTGAGCTGACGACACGCTCTACGATGACGGCGATCGTTCGGCTGAGCTGCCGTAAATTTCAAATGGAGGAGCAAACGTATTATATGCTCGTCTGCAAGGACGTGTCTGCCGAGCGTTGGGGCGATGAATTCGCTGTCGATCATAAAATCATGATGGCCATTGGCATCTCGGAACAATTCCGCATTTTTTCGCTGAAGCGTTATTTTGCCCCGCTTGCCCAAGGCTCAGCCAGCTTTTTGAATCGCAGCATTTTTGATTTGGTTGCCGAGGAGCACCGCGCACCGCTGCGCCGCATCATGGAAAGGGTCAAGAGCATTGGCAAAATTGAGCATTTGGAGCTGCATATGCAGCTCGGGGATGGCAAGGATACCGCAAAAGCGTTGATTAAGCCTTTTTATTCGGGCAACAAGGCGTTTCATAGCTATTTAATTATGCTCACAGAGCTGAACCGGCAAGCCCAGGAGGAGGACCCTTCCTACAAGCTGAGAATGCTAATGCTGAGCAAAAATATTTCCGCTACATCGCTCTCCCGCTCCACGCTCATTTCCTTGACGACCATTTCCAAAATTCGCAATGGCAAAATAAAAAAGCCCCAGCGACTCACAGCCGAGCTGATCGCCAGCGAGCTTGGGGTAAAGCCGGAAGCGATTTGGAGCAGCTTTAAGCAGTGA